A genomic stretch from Desulfobacterales bacterium includes:
- a CDS encoding IS1 family transposase: protein LVRKTLSFSKKIENHIGAIWNFIHHYNLKIAPTLATT, encoded by the coding sequence TTTAGTACGAAAAACGCTATCATTTTCCAAAAAGATCGAAAACCATATAGGAGCAATCTGGAATTTTATTCATCATTACAATTTGAAAATAGCGCCAACACTGGCCACTACTTGA